In Thermococcus camini, a genomic segment contains:
- a CDS encoding LAGLIDADG family homing endonuclease, which produces MRRIKDLHIDELHEVVERVKVLRSEGHSYGRIVGMISDEYNVRLSKAAVIRWSKGTHSPFNRIRAISMEPSPELSYIIGVYLGDGSIHMKGNGRYVVKLKVIDREFAEAFANALDKLGIRATMGFERDSTRVDRFYVEGSNKTLFQLLSGPRERLFSLAGEYPAEFLRGFFDSEGFPTISAGKTFTVQVAAVNSDLVVLEFVRKLLEALGMISKISRLYSKGHRVVIRGGEYSSNVDMFILRISRFGDVMRFAKEIGFTAGRKEAKLRRAIELKLDYPNRKAVSLWHEEYEKGSRGYVIRANLFKPPLNSQREGAAGGSWPSPGGVWYGKDTREKEG; this is translated from the coding sequence ATGCGGCGAATTAAGGACCTCCATATTGATGAACTTCATGAGGTCGTAGAACGTGTGAAGGTACTGCGTTCTGAGGGACACAGCTATGGGAGAATTGTCGGAATGATTTCTGACGAATACAATGTCCGACTCTCAAAGGCAGCTGTGATTCGTTGGTCTAAAGGTACGCATAGCCCATTTAACAGAATTAGAGCCATTTCCATGGAACCCTCCCCCGAGCTTTCCTACATAATCGGTGTTTACCTGGGAGATGGTAGCATCCACATGAAGGGCAACGGACGGTACGTGGTTAAACTTAAGGTCATTGACCGGGAATTTGCGGAGGCGTTTGCTAACGCTTTAGACAAACTCGGGATTAGGGCCACGATGGGATTTGAAAGGGACTCAACCCGCGTGGATAGATTTTACGTGGAAGGGAGCAATAAGACCCTATTTCAGCTCCTGAGTGGCCCTAGGGAGAGGCTGTTTTCTCTGGCCGGCGAATATCCTGCGGAATTCCTCAGGGGGTTCTTTGATAGTGAGGGGTTCCCTACAATATCCGCTGGAAAGACCTTTACAGTGCAGGTTGCCGCAGTCAACTCGGATCTGGTGGTTTTGGAGTTCGTTAGAAAGCTGTTGGAAGCACTTGGAATGATCTCCAAAATATCCAGACTGTATTCAAAAGGGCATAGAGTCGTTATCCGCGGTGGGGAGTACTCATCAAACGTTGATATGTTCATCCTACGGATTTCCCGCTTTGGTGACGTCATGCGGTTTGCCAAAGAGATTGGTTTCACTGCGGGGAGAAAAGAAGCAAAACTCAGGCGAGCGATTGAATTAAAACTTGATTATCCAAACAGGAAGGCCGTAAGTCTCTGGCATGAGGAGTATGAGAAGGGAAGCAGGGGATACGTCATAAGGGCAAACCTTTTTAAACCTCCCCTCAATTCCCAACGCGAAGGGGCGGCTGGCGGGAGCTGGCCGTCACCGGGAGGTGTATGGTATGGCAAGGATACACGCGAGAAAGAGGGGTAA
- a CDS encoding 30S ribosomal protein S15, whose protein sequence is MARIHARKRGKSGSKRPPRTAPPTWVEYTAEEVEGLVIKLRKEGYSAAMIGTILRDQYGIPSVKLVTGKKITKILEENGLAPNIPEDLMALIRKAVKLRKHLEMHPKDKHSRRGLQLTESKIRRLVKYYRRTGKLPAKWRYDPEQAKLLVR, encoded by the coding sequence ATGGCAAGGATACACGCGAGAAAGAGGGGTAAGTCTGGTTCTAAGAGGCCACCGAGGACCGCTCCGCCGACCTGGGTTGAGTACACGGCGGAGGAGGTTGAGGGACTCGTTATCAAGCTCAGGAAGGAAGGCTACAGCGCGGCAATGATAGGAACCATCCTCAGGGACCAGTACGGAATCCCGAGCGTCAAGCTCGTCACCGGCAAGAAGATAACCAAGATCCTTGAGGAGAACGGCCTCGCGCCGAACATCCCGGAGGACCTCATGGCTCTCATCAGGAAGGCGGTTAAGCTCAGGAAGCACCTCGAGATGCACCCGAAGGACAAGCACTCAAGGCGCGGTCTCCAGCTCACCGAGAGCAAGATCAGGCGCCTCGTCAAGTACTACCGCAGGACCGGCAAGCTTCCGGCCAAGTGGCGCTACGATCCGGAGCAGGCCAAGCTCCTGGTCCGCTGA